From a region of the Streptacidiphilus albus JL83 genome:
- a CDS encoding DUF5979 domain-containing protein, producing MAALLVALLSVLSLPFQADAGGGRHRHQHPSLRDGGVGVLSSGPVMTLNKAVEGAPDPLLPGSTFSYKLTLSCSSLKESCVNAVIEDTLPPEFDVTALPQSTPTRTVTYDAATRKLTIAFTSPLPAPPNPEGSVGLTAGATADVDIAMRVPESGPLKDGDSVTNTATAKADNASQVISSVTQTVTVPKNLDAKATKSWQPGSDVAHSDGESTVTLGTANTSNNTSKIAKLGIEESSPGLFDNFDLLSVGPVTKMPAGADQVTVLVCTKPVGSPCTDAELIAATPTAGPGLALPDGVTAGQVTGVRYEFSNSAGTPLPYDPTGGTVQMRVKLRRTVRSTGADLNPVKRRTVKNCADPRVQAEGSKFTVVGAPACTNHDILPNIATVDVGKRFFPDSRGDFTQSGTAVLGQGSRVSAIVTAANTSPFPVATMTITEPSGSAASEFDKLDVSTLRVTFPSGATTAAVSVTCRNGTVLPVRTLTAPQTLPAGCPDGSPPARVSVTFTGTAADGSGTIVPGASAGLGVHGKLNSKVTAQDVKDGVLDCADGSATNPANGSGTAASTSCATLPVEEPREDGRGVKTASQKEIPPGQPVTYTLGLVNDGNVFLPNVVMTDPPDPAAKGNPFDSIRITGLNYGSGGVSLPLVLELYDPTTRKWVEYQQGDTALMARAKGVRLRSPEGLPVGASMRVDVTVELRDGVTSGSLRNCFTTSIDGRTPKSPTCSEDVAIGPARSGASLQKSLSPSSIIRPTPGLNPLDVTVRLTVLNTGNLSLKRLQVTDTDPAFFDSVTAVRLAGVTFPNGADRVQVDVCTTGCAAKPPVFITGTPTDSTTPGFPAGVAPADIQGVRVTFTSSTGGYTIVPATAAPGGGGCPGSSVCLVVQARTALRSDPGKPIPDTIPDTASGAGESRLQPEGSTFPIPPDTATLTITEGRSQLRVEKSPAETVLSPGNPAPFTLTTRNTGSAPVQDLVIVDQIPAGLRFDDSYNGGGGLPYTLVYSLAGGSPKPVEVKFEPVRDADGVITKLVWRFPGWQLRPNDQVAVTYQVKLAGGVAAGTVIPNVYGAGSDSQPGITCDPSSPRLGQVTDDAGYGQGTFCTSTAKVTTRAGVSFDAAKWVAGDPTLGFQDSNSGLKVPVGDPRCPSLTHLGVAYTRYPCIALTYPGQRFSYLLRIENTGTSPAVSLRLLDVFPAPHDTGVLLGGDERGTEWDSVPELNAPVDYSGPGNPTITYTSTNNPCGQLVATPERNCNAAAWRPATADHTTAFEAGVQFPGGMAPGNVAFFRMGFDAPADLSIPGYPSVAWNSFAHSETVTSGGSSTVLPVTEPPKAGIGLVFGNVRILKSVVDPPDGAKVGPFEVEYTCVLTTASGGNVEVRSGKETFSTARPLDLSGVPAGAVCRIWESDSAGARTDHLGPGNAITVTVRPADRSSEVQTDTITNSYPRRDLLVVKRVTGEAADEFGGGPFTIQVDCTFNGARLPDFPQDLVFTGNATQAITDLPVGTVCDAVETVDGGATHVTIKALSSTRVVADFPGPNGTTPVVGSPQSGGQPATFIVTNTFATGTLVLNKRTIGPGADYADRPFRFHVLCDFNGHPGLISRDVELQRPELEAELKDLPVGAVCAVTETDKGGADGFAEPVHTLTIKEGTTDLATAALENHFSAGRLTLHKTLSGPAGNSSYLKDARFALHVMCERDGPKGTVTFLDHTYTVTAGTPLTVPVPLPIGARCWAGEPRDGGAFATTVDHPDAQHPAVVTLDQPAISITADNEYRESALHLTKITTGSGRDRAAGLTFTLELTCVLPTSLGTPDLTLVDKRRYQLRPGQTVQVTDLGFTLPAGARCYATEPDHQGAATVTIDHGTPADAAVLPATGAGTITADNDYTGTTPLPDTGSDPLPWTLAAATLLLLGTATALHVRRRR from the coding sequence GTGGCGGCGTTGCTGGTGGCGCTGCTGAGCGTGTTGTCGCTGCCGTTCCAGGCCGACGCCGGAGGTGGTCGGCACCGCCACCAGCACCCCTCGCTCCGGGACGGCGGCGTCGGGGTGCTGTCCAGCGGCCCGGTGATGACGTTGAACAAGGCGGTCGAAGGCGCCCCCGATCCGTTGCTGCCAGGGTCGACGTTCTCCTACAAGCTGACGCTGTCCTGCTCCTCGTTGAAGGAGTCCTGCGTCAACGCGGTCATCGAGGACACCCTGCCGCCGGAGTTCGACGTCACCGCCCTGCCCCAGTCCACCCCGACCCGCACGGTGACCTACGACGCGGCGACCCGCAAGCTGACCATCGCGTTCACCTCGCCCCTGCCCGCTCCGCCCAACCCCGAGGGCTCGGTGGGCCTCACGGCGGGCGCCACCGCCGACGTGGACATCGCCATGCGGGTACCGGAGAGCGGGCCGCTCAAGGACGGCGACTCGGTCACCAACACCGCGACCGCCAAGGCGGACAACGCCAGCCAGGTCATCTCCTCGGTCACCCAGACCGTGACCGTGCCGAAGAACCTCGACGCCAAGGCGACCAAGAGCTGGCAGCCGGGGTCCGACGTCGCCCACAGCGACGGCGAGTCGACGGTCACCCTGGGCACCGCGAACACCTCCAACAACACCTCGAAGATCGCCAAGCTGGGCATCGAGGAGTCCTCGCCCGGGCTGTTCGACAACTTCGACCTGCTCTCGGTGGGCCCGGTCACCAAGATGCCGGCCGGCGCCGACCAGGTGACCGTGCTGGTGTGCACCAAGCCCGTGGGGTCGCCCTGCACCGACGCCGAGCTGATCGCGGCGACGCCGACCGCCGGCCCCGGGCTCGCCCTGCCCGACGGCGTGACCGCCGGTCAGGTGACCGGCGTCCGCTACGAGTTCAGCAACTCCGCAGGAACGCCGCTGCCCTACGACCCGACGGGCGGCACGGTGCAGATGAGGGTGAAGCTGCGCCGCACCGTGCGCAGCACCGGGGCTGACCTCAACCCGGTGAAGCGCAGGACGGTGAAGAACTGCGCGGATCCACGGGTCCAGGCCGAAGGCAGCAAGTTCACCGTCGTCGGGGCGCCGGCCTGCACGAACCACGACATCCTGCCCAACATCGCGACCGTGGACGTCGGCAAGCGCTTCTTCCCGGACAGCCGCGGGGACTTCACCCAGAGCGGCACGGCGGTGCTGGGGCAGGGCTCGCGGGTCAGCGCGATCGTCACCGCCGCCAACACCTCACCGTTCCCGGTGGCCACGATGACCATCACGGAACCCTCCGGTTCGGCCGCGAGCGAGTTCGACAAGCTGGACGTGTCGACGCTGCGGGTCACCTTCCCCAGCGGTGCCACCACCGCTGCGGTGAGCGTGACCTGCCGCAACGGCACGGTGCTGCCGGTGCGGACGCTGACCGCCCCGCAGACGCTCCCGGCCGGCTGCCCGGACGGCAGTCCGCCCGCGCGGGTGTCGGTCACCTTCACCGGCACCGCGGCCGACGGCTCGGGCACGATCGTGCCGGGCGCGAGCGCAGGGCTCGGGGTGCACGGAAAACTCAACAGCAAGGTCACCGCCCAGGACGTCAAGGACGGAGTCCTGGACTGCGCGGACGGCTCCGCGACCAATCCCGCCAACGGTTCGGGCACGGCCGCGTCGACGTCCTGTGCGACGCTGCCGGTGGAGGAGCCGCGGGAGGACGGACGGGGCGTCAAGACCGCCTCGCAGAAGGAGATCCCGCCGGGCCAGCCGGTCACCTACACCCTGGGACTGGTCAACGACGGCAATGTCTTCCTGCCCAACGTGGTCATGACCGATCCGCCGGACCCCGCCGCCAAGGGCAACCCCTTCGACTCCATCAGGATCACCGGACTGAACTACGGGTCCGGCGGCGTCTCGCTGCCGCTGGTCCTGGAACTCTACGATCCGACCACCAGGAAGTGGGTGGAGTACCAGCAGGGGGACACCGCGCTGATGGCGCGGGCCAAGGGCGTGCGGCTGCGCTCGCCCGAGGGCCTGCCGGTCGGGGCCAGCATGCGGGTCGACGTGACCGTCGAGCTGCGTGACGGGGTGACCTCCGGCAGCCTGCGGAACTGCTTCACCACCTCCATCGACGGGCGCACGCCGAAGAGCCCGACCTGTTCCGAGGACGTCGCGATCGGGCCCGCCCGCTCCGGCGCGTCGCTGCAGAAGAGCCTGTCGCCGTCCAGCATCATCCGGCCCACCCCCGGCCTGAACCCGCTGGACGTCACGGTCCGGCTCACCGTACTGAACACCGGCAACCTCAGTCTGAAGCGGCTGCAGGTCACCGACACGGACCCGGCGTTCTTCGACTCGGTCACGGCGGTCCGGCTGGCCGGGGTGACCTTCCCCAACGGCGCCGACCGGGTCCAGGTCGACGTCTGCACCACCGGCTGCGCCGCGAAACCCCCGGTGTTCATCACCGGCACCCCCACCGACAGCACCACCCCGGGCTTCCCGGCCGGGGTCGCCCCGGCCGACATCCAGGGCGTCAGGGTCACCTTCACCTCCTCCACCGGCGGCTACACGATCGTGCCGGCCACGGCCGCGCCCGGCGGCGGAGGCTGCCCGGGCTCCAGCGTTTGCCTGGTGGTCCAGGCCCGCACCGCACTGCGGTCCGACCCGGGCAAGCCCATCCCCGACACCATCCCCGACACCGCCTCCGGCGCCGGTGAGAGCCGGCTGCAGCCCGAGGGATCGACCTTCCCCATCCCGCCGGACACGGCCACCCTGACCATCACCGAGGGCAGGAGCCAGCTGCGGGTGGAGAAGTCTCCCGCCGAGACCGTGCTCAGCCCCGGCAACCCGGCCCCCTTCACCCTGACCACCAGGAACACCGGCAGCGCACCGGTCCAGGACCTGGTGATCGTCGACCAGATCCCAGCAGGACTGCGCTTCGACGACAGCTACAACGGCGGCGGCGGCCTGCCGTACACCCTCGTCTACTCGCTGGCGGGCGGTTCCCCCAAACCCGTCGAGGTGAAGTTCGAGCCGGTCCGCGACGCCGACGGGGTGATCACCAAGCTGGTCTGGCGCTTCCCCGGCTGGCAGCTGCGCCCCAACGACCAGGTCGCCGTCACCTACCAGGTCAAGCTGGCCGGCGGCGTCGCCGCGGGCACCGTCATCCCCAATGTGTACGGGGCCGGCTCGGACAGTCAGCCGGGTATCACCTGCGACCCCTCGTCGCCGCGACTGGGCCAGGTCACCGACGACGCCGGCTACGGGCAGGGCACCTTCTGCACCTCGACCGCCAAGGTGACCACCCGCGCCGGGGTCTCCTTCGACGCCGCCAAATGGGTCGCCGGCGACCCCACCCTCGGCTTCCAGGACAGCAACAGCGGCCTCAAGGTCCCGGTCGGCGACCCGCGCTGCCCCTCGCTGACGCACCTGGGCGTCGCCTACACCCGCTATCCCTGCATCGCGCTGACCTATCCCGGTCAGCGGTTCTCCTACCTGCTGCGGATCGAGAACACCGGCACCTCCCCGGCCGTCTCGCTGCGACTGCTCGACGTCTTCCCCGCCCCGCACGACACCGGGGTGCTGCTCGGCGGCGACGAACGCGGCACCGAGTGGGACTCCGTCCCCGAACTCAACGCCCCGGTCGACTACTCGGGCCCCGGCAACCCCACCATCACCTACACGAGCACCAACAACCCCTGCGGACAGCTCGTCGCGACCCCGGAGCGCAACTGCAACGCGGCAGCGTGGAGGCCGGCGACCGCCGACCACACCACGGCCTTCGAGGCAGGCGTCCAGTTCCCCGGCGGCATGGCGCCCGGCAACGTGGCCTTCTTCCGGATGGGCTTCGACGCCCCGGCCGACCTCAGCATCCCCGGCTACCCGTCCGTCGCCTGGAACTCCTTCGCCCACAGCGAGACCGTCACCAGCGGCGGCAGCAGCACCGTCCTGCCCGTCACCGAACCGCCGAAGGCCGGGATCGGACTGGTGTTCGGCAATGTCCGCATCCTCAAGAGCGTCGTCGACCCGCCGGACGGAGCGAAGGTCGGCCCGTTCGAGGTGGAGTACACCTGCGTGCTCACCACCGCCTCCGGCGGCAACGTCGAGGTCCGCAGCGGCAAGGAGACCTTCTCGACCGCACGGCCCCTGGACCTGTCAGGAGTGCCCGCCGGAGCGGTGTGCCGGATCTGGGAGAGCGACTCGGCCGGAGCCAGGACCGACCACCTCGGCCCCGGCAATGCCATCACGGTGACCGTGAGACCGGCCGACAGAAGCTCCGAGGTGCAGACGGACACCATCACCAACAGCTACCCGCGCCGCGACCTGCTGGTCGTCAAGCGGGTCACCGGCGAGGCCGCCGACGAGTTCGGCGGAGGCCCGTTCACCATCCAGGTGGACTGCACCTTCAACGGAGCGCGGCTGCCGGACTTCCCGCAGGACCTGGTGTTCACCGGCAACGCCACCCAGGCCATCACCGACCTCCCCGTCGGCACCGTCTGCGACGCGGTCGAGACCGTCGACGGCGGCGCCACCCACGTCACCATCAAGGCCCTCAGCTCCACCCGCGTCGTCGCGGACTTCCCCGGACCCAACGGGACGACGCCCGTCGTCGGCTCCCCCCAGTCCGGAGGACAGCCCGCCACCTTCATCGTCACCAACACCTTCGCCACCGGCACCCTGGTGCTCAACAAGAGGACCATCGGACCCGGCGCGGACTACGCCGACCGGCCCTTCCGCTTCCACGTGCTCTGCGACTTCAACGGCCACCCCGGGCTCATCTCCCGTGACGTCGAGCTCCAGCGGCCCGAACTCGAAGCCGAACTGAAGGACCTGCCCGTCGGCGCGGTCTGCGCCGTGACCGAGACGGACAAGGGCGGAGCGGACGGCTTCGCCGAACCGGTGCACACCCTCACCATCAAGGAGGGCACCACCGACCTGGCCACCGCCGCACTGGAGAACCACTTCTCGGCCGGCCGACTGACCCTGCACAAGACCCTCTCCGGCCCCGCCGGGAACAGCAGCTACCTCAAGGACGCCCGGTTCGCGCTGCACGTCATGTGCGAACGCGACGGCCCCAAGGGCACGGTCACCTTCCTCGACCACACCTACACCGTCACCGCCGGCACTCCGCTCACCGTTCCGGTCCCGCTGCCGATCGGGGCCCGCTGCTGGGCCGGGGAACCCCGCGACGGCGGAGCCTTCGCGACCACCGTCGACCACCCCGACGCCCAGCACCCGGCAGTGGTGACCCTGGATCAACCCGCGATCAGCATCACCGCGGACAACGAGTACCGCGAGTCGGCGCTGCACCTCACCAAGATCACTACCGGTTCCGGCCGCGATCGAGCCGCAGGGCTCACCTTCACCCTCGAACTGACCTGCGTCCTGCCCACCAGCCTCGGCACCCCCGACCTCACCCTCGTCGACAAGCGCCGCTACCAGCTGCGTCCCGGACAGACCGTCCAGGTCACCGACCTCGGCTTCACCCTCCCCGCCGGGGCCCGCTGCTACGCCACCGAGCCCGACCACCAGGGCGCCGCCACCGTCACCATCGACCACGGAACCCCGGCCGACGCCGCGGTACTGCCCGCCACCGGCGCCGGGACGATCACTGCCGACAACGACTACACCGGCACGACCCCGCTCCCGGACACCGGCAGCGACCCGCTCCCATGGACCCTTGCCGCGGCAACACTGCTTCTCCTCGGCACCGCGACGGCGCTGCACGTCCGGCGACGCCGGTGA
- a CDS encoding S8 family serine peptidase, with product MTSRKPAGRCAVLGAALTVALAAPLTGASAAHAAVPLPARSTVTAAQAAAANAERGTVTTPLGGSPLTQKTVGRVGVVPGEVLLGLAPGHSLGSVLGTAGAPHGSSARAQGGGRYLLQLAGRPDAAETQSDAAKLAKAPGVAYAMPDEYASSMQTAATPVPAAAVSARVPAATTSAAAAAGLPTNYAVSTSLQAMLNSGGVDALGAYATLDKDYGQLPGTGEIITNVSVGDLTDSSMHDPEVAADGPTTVVRNGQRYLDIPSMPLIPTYTSDDSGVLNPVGSVEGDDPSDGEVLLDFSVMAPLPDGDQRPGATGSGVSDLLGIAPGARYRLVVPSDPSGAGIASALMAAAQQNPHPNVITASLGWGTDTTGFPGRYLEDDPLIEATVASIVHRLGITVVIAANDGTRTFTPAAIGPDGGSTATDVTHDASRATNINDDQESTAPTQVLDSGAIAAGATTLDDTFVAGDSGPNGVYAATRISGSGDYSSGFGSRVDLSAPGDGIAAFVHDGSTAESVGVEYTGGTSAAAPEIAASAAVLLQSARLTGRSLSPAQVRDLLERTGRRVDTPGQIDQRLNVGAQVDLTAAVDAELAAGHYRGAAPADAADRGRVGIARIGIEHHEILGDLGGEYSMSTDPASIDLQGPGTTGEGLAGPVLFAADLTGADPDAPGMSYAVKVGRTTFRSQTPAVRATPTALLTAADDPVVATAGRTVGYTYEVFDHGRLLTSQAGELSFGASNGQYVEAPAPSAPSSVNEGSSVTVSYDLSHVAGSHLSDPQLMVSTVSHWNPLLAQLFTPAYQVDLTGLTGTVTIPASVFDDGAGIYGIGIGQNTYDGKLYTSGEFTSILVKGPASVADRPAAPLLGTAGAPTNAHEVAVTRENPKFELSYDVSKVRGTHGEAAAGVELEAAAPAPSVLGSWYTFSNPYGDQRDNDGVDTGSSLFHQYAGASGRLSLDALSLGLRTSLHYSLRVLAVDAAGNVIGQASPTSMLDIDDGVIPNGGIARSFAMAGPDSVVAVDEPDGSAQVLPYDPSTGSYGSPITEDTDPRSVYDVVGVDGALDAVELIHANGSTGDTTLETWNTRTGKEVGQVVLDPKQYLDVMGGRVDAVHHLADFLSYGATTHADTVLEIDLGTGQLKAAVDADTSGVGPASYGGINVDSSTGDVLLTQNVGLCFGAASGSIAAVDTVSGTVTPSPAGVRPCIDAAAADQAGHLDVSECSSVSVNFSCTSDLQTVAEGTLTGSAATALRQEMPEGLAADGVNGLALVEWPVPNGPESFGSNLPLLTDNNATSQVAVLDAATGKVQATVPGFGFISLNQNMVSPFGGDWNAATERTLQLDPSTRTGWVISPDGTQIQQFGY from the coding sequence ATGACGAGTAGGAAACCAGCCGGTCGCTGTGCGGTGCTCGGCGCCGCGCTGACGGTCGCGCTCGCCGCGCCGCTCACCGGCGCGAGCGCCGCCCACGCCGCAGTACCGCTGCCGGCCCGCAGCACCGTCACGGCCGCGCAGGCCGCAGCCGCCAACGCGGAACGGGGAACCGTCACGACGCCGCTCGGCGGCAGCCCACTGACACAGAAGACCGTCGGCCGCGTCGGCGTCGTCCCCGGCGAGGTCCTGCTCGGCCTGGCCCCCGGCCACAGCCTCGGCTCCGTGCTGGGCACGGCCGGTGCGCCGCACGGCAGTTCCGCGCGTGCCCAGGGCGGCGGCCGCTACCTGCTGCAGCTCGCCGGCCGTCCCGACGCCGCCGAAACACAGAGCGACGCAGCCAAGTTGGCGAAGGCCCCGGGCGTCGCCTACGCGATGCCCGACGAATACGCCTCATCCATGCAGACCGCCGCGACGCCGGTCCCGGCCGCGGCGGTATCCGCGCGGGTCCCGGCCGCGACCACGTCGGCCGCGGCCGCGGCCGGCCTGCCGACCAACTACGCGGTCTCGACCTCGCTGCAGGCGATGCTCAACTCCGGCGGCGTCGACGCGCTCGGCGCGTACGCGACCCTCGACAAGGACTACGGCCAGCTGCCCGGCACCGGCGAGATCATCACCAATGTCTCCGTCGGCGACCTGACCGACTCCTCGATGCACGATCCCGAGGTCGCCGCCGACGGCCCGACCACCGTCGTCCGGAACGGCCAGCGCTACCTCGACATCCCGTCGATGCCGCTGATCCCGACGTACACCTCCGATGACAGCGGCGTCCTGAACCCGGTCGGCTCGGTCGAGGGGGACGACCCCTCGGACGGCGAGGTGCTGCTCGACTTCTCCGTCATGGCGCCGCTGCCGGACGGCGACCAGCGCCCCGGCGCCACCGGCTCCGGCGTGAGCGACCTGCTCGGCATCGCGCCGGGCGCCCGGTACCGGCTCGTCGTGCCCAGCGACCCCAGCGGCGCCGGGATCGCCTCCGCGCTGATGGCCGCGGCGCAGCAGAACCCGCACCCGAACGTGATCACGGCCTCGCTCGGCTGGGGCACCGACACCACCGGGTTCCCCGGCCGCTACCTGGAGGACGACCCGCTCATCGAGGCCACGGTCGCCTCGATCGTGCACCGGCTCGGCATCACGGTCGTCATCGCGGCCAACGACGGCACCCGCACCTTCACCCCGGCCGCCATCGGCCCCGACGGGGGGTCGACCGCGACGGATGTGACGCACGACGCGTCCCGGGCCACGAACATCAACGACGACCAGGAGTCCACGGCGCCGACGCAGGTCCTGGACAGCGGCGCCATCGCCGCCGGAGCGACGACGCTCGACGACACGTTCGTGGCCGGCGACTCCGGCCCGAACGGCGTCTATGCCGCGACGCGGATCAGCGGCTCCGGCGACTACTCCTCCGGCTTCGGCAGCCGGGTCGACCTGTCGGCACCGGGCGACGGCATCGCGGCCTTCGTCCACGACGGGAGCACCGCCGAGTCGGTGGGCGTCGAGTACACCGGCGGCACCTCGGCCGCCGCGCCGGAGATCGCGGCCAGCGCGGCCGTGCTGTTGCAGTCCGCGCGGCTGACCGGCCGGAGCCTGAGCCCGGCACAGGTCCGCGACCTGCTCGAACGGACCGGTCGGCGGGTCGACACACCGGGCCAGATCGACCAGCGGCTCAATGTCGGCGCCCAGGTCGACCTCACCGCCGCCGTCGACGCCGAGCTGGCCGCGGGCCACTACCGCGGCGCCGCACCGGCCGACGCGGCGGACCGCGGCCGCGTGGGGATCGCCCGGATCGGTATCGAGCACCACGAGATCCTCGGCGATCTCGGCGGCGAGTACAGCATGAGCACGGACCCGGCGTCGATCGACCTCCAGGGGCCAGGCACGACCGGCGAGGGCCTGGCCGGACCGGTGCTGTTCGCCGCCGACCTGACCGGCGCCGACCCGGACGCGCCCGGGATGTCGTACGCCGTGAAGGTCGGCCGGACGACGTTCCGCTCGCAGACCCCCGCCGTGCGCGCCACGCCCACGGCCCTGCTGACCGCAGCCGACGACCCGGTGGTGGCGACGGCCGGGCGCACGGTCGGCTACACCTACGAGGTGTTCGACCACGGCCGGCTGTTGACCTCGCAGGCGGGCGAGCTTTCGTTCGGCGCGAGCAACGGCCAGTACGTGGAGGCGCCCGCGCCCAGTGCACCGTCGTCGGTGAACGAGGGTTCGAGCGTGACCGTCTCCTACGACCTCTCGCACGTGGCCGGCTCCCACCTGTCCGACCCGCAGCTGATGGTCTCCACGGTCAGCCACTGGAACCCGCTGCTCGCGCAGCTGTTCACGCCCGCCTACCAGGTCGACCTGACCGGCCTCACCGGCACGGTGACGATCCCGGCCTCGGTGTTCGACGACGGTGCGGGCATCTACGGCATCGGCATCGGTCAGAACACCTATGACGGCAAGCTGTACACATCAGGCGAGTTCACCTCGATACTCGTGAAGGGCCCCGCGTCCGTGGCGGACCGTCCTGCCGCGCCGCTGCTCGGCACCGCAGGCGCCCCGACCAACGCGCACGAGGTCGCCGTCACCCGGGAGAACCCGAAGTTCGAGCTCTCCTACGACGTGTCGAAGGTGCGCGGCACGCACGGCGAGGCCGCCGCAGGCGTTGAGCTCGAAGCCGCCGCCCCGGCACCGAGCGTGCTCGGCTCCTGGTACACCTTCTCCAATCCCTACGGCGATCAACGCGACAACGACGGCGTGGACACCGGATCGTCGCTCTTCCACCAGTACGCAGGCGCCAGCGGCAGGCTCAGCCTGGACGCGCTGTCCCTGGGACTGCGGACTTCGCTCCACTACAGCCTGCGGGTACTCGCCGTCGACGCAGCCGGGAACGTCATCGGGCAGGCCTCGCCGACGTCGATGCTCGACATCGACGACGGCGTGATTCCGAACGGCGGGATCGCGCGCAGCTTCGCCATGGCCGGCCCCGACTCGGTCGTCGCGGTGGACGAACCCGACGGCTCCGCGCAGGTGCTGCCCTACGACCCGTCGACCGGCAGCTACGGCTCGCCGATCACCGAGGACACCGACCCGCGGTCCGTGTACGACGTCGTCGGCGTCGACGGCGCACTCGACGCGGTGGAACTCATCCACGCCAACGGCAGCACCGGCGACACCACGCTGGAGACCTGGAACACCCGCACCGGCAAGGAGGTCGGGCAGGTCGTCCTCGACCCGAAGCAGTATCTGGACGTGATGGGCGGCCGCGTCGACGCCGTCCACCACCTGGCCGACTTCCTCAGCTACGGCGCCACGACGCACGCCGACACCGTGCTGGAGATCGACCTCGGCACCGGGCAGCTCAAGGCCGCCGTGGACGCCGACACCAGCGGAGTCGGCCCGGCGTCCTACGGCGGGATCAACGTCGATTCCAGTACCGGCGACGTGCTGCTCACCCAGAACGTGGGGCTCTGCTTCGGCGCCGCCTCCGGCAGCATCGCCGCGGTCGACACGGTGTCCGGGACGGTCACCCCCTCCCCCGCCGGTGTCCGCCCCTGCATCGACGCGGCCGCCGCCGACCAGGCCGGGCACCTGGACGTCTCCGAATGCTCGTCCGTCAGCGTCAACTTCTCCTGCACCAGCGACCTCCAGACGGTCGCCGAGGGCACGCTCACCGGCTCGGCCGCCACCGCGCTGCGCCAGGAGATGCCCGAAGGCCTCGCGGCCGACGGCGTGAACGGGCTCGCCCTCGTGGAATGGCCGGTGCCGAACGGTCCCGAGTCCTTCGGCTCCAACCTGCCGCTGCTCACCGACAACAACGCCACCAGCCAGGTCGCGGTGCTCGACGCGGCCACCGGCAAGGTGCAGGCGACGGTGCCCGGCTTCGGGTTCATCTCGCTCAACCAGAACATGGTCAGTCCGTTCGGCGGCGACTGGAACGCCGCCACCGAGCGGACCCTGCAGCTCGACCCGTCGACCAGGACCGGCTGGGTGATCTCGCCGGACGGCACCCAGATCCAGCAGTTCGGTTACTGA
- a CDS encoding helix-turn-helix domain-containing protein, protein MLEAVGLSADEVAMYQALVTRPGAGAAELADACGLSSSDAEALLRRLVRAGLAVAASTGGEDFEAVAPESALDSLISRQERRLIEARSELARLGRLFREAGAATDPGSVRVISGAAAISQHVNRLHASARDRVRSFDRPPYVQRPGENLPRQRRRQLDGVVYRTIYSHDALAWPGRFREDILASCESGEQARVRADLPTKLLIVDEDAAVMSVAVDEAVAQTAFVIHSSSILAVLIALFEHEWSRAVPLVASANDTSRDAEPTVGAAGAGQGPDEQTRALLCLLAGGLTDDSVARTLGWSARTTQRRISALMRELGVSTRFQAGAAARDRGWL, encoded by the coding sequence ATGCTGGAGGCGGTCGGGCTTTCGGCCGACGAGGTCGCGATGTACCAGGCTCTGGTGACCCGGCCAGGTGCGGGTGCCGCGGAACTGGCCGACGCCTGCGGGCTGTCGTCGTCCGACGCGGAGGCGCTGCTGCGCCGTCTGGTGCGCGCCGGGCTGGCCGTGGCGGCGTCGACCGGCGGCGAGGACTTCGAGGCCGTGGCGCCGGAGTCTGCCCTGGACTCGCTGATCAGCCGCCAGGAGCGGCGGCTGATCGAGGCGCGCTCCGAACTGGCCCGACTCGGCCGGCTGTTCCGGGAGGCCGGCGCCGCGACCGACCCCGGCTCGGTGCGCGTGATCAGCGGCGCCGCCGCGATCTCACAGCACGTCAACAGACTGCACGCGTCGGCGCGCGACCGGGTGCGCTCGTTCGACCGTCCCCCTTACGTCCAGCGGCCAGGAGAGAATCTGCCACGTCAGCGGCGGCGGCAGCTCGACGGGGTGGTCTACCGGACCATATACAGCCACGACGCGCTGGCCTGGCCCGGACGGTTCCGGGAGGACATCCTGGCCAGCTGCGAGTCGGGCGAGCAGGCGCGCGTTCGCGCGGACCTGCCGACGAAGCTGCTCATCGTGGACGAGGACGCGGCGGTGATGTCCGTGGCGGTGGACGAGGCGGTGGCGCAGACGGCGTTCGTCATCCATTCGTCCTCGATCCTCGCCGTACTGATTGCTCTGTTCGAGCACGAATGGTCGCGGGCCGTGCCGCTGGTGGCGTCCGCCAACGACACCTCTCGGGACGCCGAGCCGACGGTCGGGGCCGCGGGTGCCGGGCAGGGGCCCGACGAGCAGACGCGCGCGTTGCTCTGCCTGCTCGCCGGCGGGCTCACCGACGATTCGGTGGCGCGGACGCTCGGCTGGTCCGCACGCACCACCCAGCGCCGCATCTCCGCGCTGATGCGCGAACTGGGCGTGTCGACCCGGTTCCAGGCCGGCGCCGCCGCGCGCGACCGCGGCTGGCTCTGA